From Myxococcus guangdongensis, the proteins below share one genomic window:
- the epsD gene encoding exopolysaccharide biosynthesis glycosyltransferase EpsD has product MTPSDASTPRLSVVVATYNRLPLITRLLGQLADQTLPPGRYEVVVVDDGSKEPVKAPLDALGEKLPYALRVEVQANAGAAAARHRGVLAARGDIVLVTDDDMQVEKDFLERHLAHHPEGSRHVVLGRIRPDPSIGDMPLFERWYAYLNHRMAEELSTPGARAHGNHLYTGNVSFHREDYVGVGGFDKSLGQSEDVELGVRLEKAGCAFVFASDAHVLHGSDHVSFERWLKRAHRYGMFDTHVARKHPDVRGVNPWRLLFETNPLARPLLAATVVAPEATRMLTGAVMSAAKAADKLGLEKAAFAGTSVVYGMEYLRGARTEAGGWTGIAREVVRYLQGGGNR; this is encoded by the coding sequence ATGACGCCCTCGGACGCCTCCACGCCCCGCCTCAGCGTCGTCGTCGCCACCTACAACCGGCTGCCCCTCATCACCCGGCTGCTCGGGCAGCTCGCGGACCAGACGCTCCCGCCCGGGCGCTACGAGGTCGTCGTCGTCGATGACGGCTCCAAGGAGCCGGTGAAGGCCCCGCTGGACGCGCTCGGCGAGAAGCTCCCCTACGCCCTGCGCGTGGAGGTGCAGGCCAACGCGGGCGCGGCGGCCGCGCGGCACCGGGGCGTGCTCGCGGCGCGGGGCGACATCGTCCTCGTCACCGACGACGACATGCAGGTGGAGAAGGACTTCCTGGAGCGGCACCTGGCGCACCACCCGGAGGGCTCGCGGCACGTGGTGCTGGGCCGCATCCGCCCGGACCCGTCCATCGGCGACATGCCGCTGTTCGAGCGCTGGTACGCGTACCTCAACCACCGCATGGCGGAGGAGCTGTCCACCCCCGGCGCGCGCGCGCACGGCAACCACCTGTACACGGGCAACGTGTCCTTCCACCGCGAGGACTACGTGGGCGTGGGCGGCTTCGACAAGTCGCTGGGCCAGTCCGAGGACGTGGAGCTGGGCGTGCGGCTGGAGAAGGCGGGCTGCGCGTTCGTGTTCGCCAGCGACGCGCACGTGCTGCACGGCAGCGACCACGTGTCCTTCGAGCGCTGGCTCAAGCGCGCGCACCGCTACGGCATGTTCGACACGCACGTGGCGCGCAAGCACCCGGACGTGCGCGGCGTGAATCCGTGGCGGCTGCTCTTCGAGACGAACCCGCTGGCGCGCCCCCTGCTCGCGGCGACCGTCGTCGCGCCCGAGGCCACGCGGATGTTGACGGGCGCGGTGATGAGCGCCGCGAAGGCCGCGGACAAGCTGGGCCTGGAGAAGGCCGCGTTCGCGGGCACGTCGGTGGTGTACGGGATGGAGTATCTGCGCGGCGCTCGCACCGAGGCCGGCGGCTGGACAGGTATCGCCCGCGAGGTGGTCCGCTACCTCCAGGGCGGGGGGAACCGATGA
- the epsC gene encoding serine O-acetyltransferase EpsC: MNFLKSKRSMLGALVSDAMELARAANGHTDAKSIAKVVLTSDSYRITALNRAREAALDYHIPLVNHVLRVAQTAVLGIEIGKDVTLGKGVYFVHSLGIVIGGDARIGDRVRFYGNNTVGTAKDNGYPVIEDDVWIGAGARILGPVRIGARSRIGANAVVLQDVPPDSVAVGIPARIFPRKDTDDVVL; this comes from the coding sequence ATGAACTTCCTGAAGTCGAAGCGCTCGATGCTCGGCGCGCTGGTCTCCGACGCGATGGAGCTGGCCCGGGCCGCCAATGGCCACACCGACGCGAAGTCCATCGCCAAGGTGGTGCTCACCAGCGACTCGTACCGCATCACCGCGCTCAACCGCGCCCGCGAGGCCGCGCTCGACTACCACATCCCCCTGGTCAACCACGTGCTGCGCGTGGCGCAGACGGCGGTGCTGGGCATCGAAATCGGCAAGGACGTGACGCTGGGCAAGGGCGTGTACTTCGTGCACAGCCTGGGCATCGTCATCGGTGGGGACGCGCGCATCGGCGACCGCGTGCGCTTCTACGGCAACAACACCGTGGGCACCGCGAAGGACAACGGCTACCCCGTCATCGAGGATGACGTGTGGATTGGCGCCGGGGCGCGCATCCTCGGGCCGGTGCGCATCGGCGCGCGCTCGCGCATCGGCGCCAACGCCGTGGTGCTGCAGGACGTGCCGCCGGACAGCGTGGCCGTGGGGATTCCCGCGCGCATCTTCCCGCGCAAGGACACGGACGACGTGGTGCTGTGA